One Benincasa hispida cultivar B227 chromosome 5, ASM972705v1, whole genome shotgun sequence genomic window carries:
- the LOC120078041 gene encoding glycine-rich RNA-binding protein RZ1A: protein MADEVEYRCFIGGLSWSTSDRGLKEAFEKFGHLVEAKVVVDKFSGRSRGFGFVTFDEKKAMDEAIKAMNGMDLDGRSITVDKAQPNQGSGRDHDGDRPRGGRDHDRDRGRDSGGARGSNSGDCFKCGKPGHFARECPSEGGRGGRYGGRDDKYSGGGGGGGSGRYGPDRNGDRFGGRNRSTGDRGGSGSDRYSRDRSGPYERRGSGGFRSG, encoded by the exons ATGGCTGACGAGGTGGAGTATCGCTGCTTTATTGGCGGCCTTTCTTGGTCAACATCTGACAGAGGTCTGAAAGAGGCGTTTGAAAAGTTTGGCCATCTTGTCGAAGCCAAG GTAGTTGTTGACAAATTTTCTGGACGTTCACGTGGTTTTGGATTTGTCACTTTTGATGAGAAAAAGGCTATGGATGAGGCAATCAAAGCCATGAATGGAATGGATTTAGATGGCCGTAGTATTACAGTTGATAAGGCTCAACCAAACCAAGGTTCTGGTAGAGATCATGATGGTGACCGTCCACGTGGTGGTCGTGATCATGATCGTGACCGAGGTCGAGATTCTGGTGGTGCACGTGGATCTAACAGTGGAGATTGCTTTAAATGTGGGAAACCTGGACATTTTGCTAGGGAATGTCCCAGTGAAGGTGGTAGAGGAGGTAGGTATGGAGGTAGGGATGACAAATAtagtggtggtggtggtggtggtggcaGTGGTCGATATGGTCCAGACCGAAATGGAGATAGATTTGGTGGGCGCAATAGGAGTACTGGTGATCGAGGAGGTTCAGGAAGTGATCGATATAGCCGTGACCGCTCTGGGCCGTATGAGCGACGTGGTTCTGGTGGCTTTCGTTCTGGATAG